A single region of the Planctomycetota bacterium genome encodes:
- a CDS encoding BON domain-containing protein — translation MSISRFTFLLAVLAAGTLSAARGADDLAASVAGRLRDTAAVEGHRVTVRAKSGTVWLEGQVGDRGQIDAALAAAESVEGVERVVNRLSITESSPKGVLNGLAVPGSVRAIAGGTATPRPGSEPARLGPAATEAAQPTVAATTKAEPRFAEPAAKPSRLVQLAQAIGLPTITINTPSGPRATAPRNGVVQSSGATRTRQDVAMRSGMMRRGSMGGYDQTVGGMVDGAIGGGDPGMIPGGMPAVGDGQVVPGSIRYSQGGPVGGPMAGQPGVGPGSYGPMAGGPGGGLGAPMPMGGAGVGMPPVPMRGEGPNLPNYAWPSYASYPNYAALQYPTQYSPTAWPYIGPFYPYPQVPLGWRRVSLEWDDGWWWLDFDDRHYHSHN, via the coding sequence ATGTCCATTTCGCGGTTCACCTTCCTTCTTGCGGTCCTCGCCGCCGGCACGCTGTCGGCCGCGCGGGGCGCCGACGATCTGGCGGCCAGCGTCGCCGGCCGGCTCCGCGACACCGCGGCGGTCGAAGGGCATCGGGTCACCGTCCGCGCCAAATCGGGCACGGTGTGGCTCGAGGGCCAGGTCGGTGACCGCGGCCAGATCGATGCCGCCCTCGCTGCCGCCGAGTCGGTGGAGGGGGTCGAGCGGGTCGTGAACCGGCTCTCGATCACCGAAAGCTCGCCGAAGGGGGTCCTCAACGGCCTTGCCGTTCCCGGCTCGGTGCGGGCCATCGCCGGCGGCACCGCCACGCCCCGCCCGGGCAGCGAGCCGGCCCGGCTCGGCCCGGCGGCCACGGAGGCGGCCCAGCCGACGGTCGCGGCGACCACCAAGGCCGAGCCGCGATTCGCCGAACCGGCCGCCAAGCCCTCGCGGCTGGTGCAGCTCGCCCAGGCGATCGGCCTGCCGACGATCACGATCAACACCCCGTCCGGTCCCCGGGCGACCGCCCCGCGAAACGGCGTCGTCCAGTCGTCCGGTGCGACCCGGACCCGCCAGGATGTCGCGATGCGCAGCGGCATGATGCGCCGCGGCAGCATGGGGGGCTACGACCAGACGGTCGGCGGCATGGTCGACGGTGCGATCGGCGGCGGTGACCCCGGCATGATCCCCGGCGGGATGCCGGCGGTGGGTGACGGCCAGGTCGTCCCCGGTTCGATCCGCTACTCCCAAGGCGGTCCGGTGGGCGGTCCGATGGCCGGCCAGCCCGGCGTCGGCCCGGGGAGCTACGGCCCGATGGCCGGTGGCCCCGGCGGTGGGCTCGGGGCGCCGATGCCGATGGGTGGAGCCGGCGTCGGGATGCCGCCGGTGCCGATGCGGGGCGAGGGCCCGAACCTCCCCAATTACGCCTGGCCGAGCTACGCCTCGTATCCCAACTACGCGGCCCTGCAATACCCGACCCAGTATTCGCCGACGGCCTGGCCCTACATTGGCCCCTTCTACCCCTACCCGCAGGTGCCGCTCGGATGGCGGCGGGTGTCGCTGGAATGGGATGACGGTTGGTGGTGGCTCGACTTCGACGACCGCCACTACCACAGCCACAACTGA
- a CDS encoding redoxin domain-containing protein yields the protein MVSPLRTPGSWLRLAVASDATRTPSRSSRGGARAHRSLRHAALGVAGLVAAGGVLAGAAGPTVEYALGLAPVQPSVDYDRPAADAATRATIKMEVQGGLNAWVVRGAGGEVLRSFADTNNDRVVDRWSYFKDGIEVYRDIDSDFDSKPDQSRWLNAAGSRWGIDADGNGKLDAWKVLSAEEATAEIVAALRDRDAAAFACLLPSKAELEAAGFTEPLLSGLADRASGAEKAFRRLVEAKAVLPAEARWNNMLAGQPGTLPAGSDGVKKDIHAYDNVVALVDSGDSGGQIYVGSLVRFGDVWRPIDAPQIPGAGGEIAEPVGFFAPRVGGEAGAGQMPAEDERIKPLLAKLRDVEAKLAAAAPADRAALAAEQVKLLETVVADADPAQRGFWQRQLIETVAAGVQDGSLPDGLAGLEKLGAAVADDPAMAAFVAFRLASSRYAAAVQQPGADVAKIQTAWLEELAAFVEKYPESPDTAEALLQLAIADEFEGREKEALERYGAISTQFPDASAARKARGAARRLESVGKALSLSGTSLDGKPVALKEMRGVPVLVHYWATWCEPCKVDIAQIRELYAKYGPKRFGVVGICLDTDKQQLARYLAAKPIPWPQLHETGGLDGPLAQELGVLTLPTMLLLDAQGKVVDRSLVITDLEKKLEELLGGK from the coding sequence ATGGTCTCGCCGCTTCGCACCCCCGGTTCCTGGCTCCGCCTCGCCGTCGCATCCGATGCCACCCGCACGCCGTCGCGGTCTTCCCGCGGCGGGGCGCGTGCGCACCGCTCGCTGCGCCACGCGGCCCTCGGCGTGGCGGGCCTCGTCGCCGCCGGCGGTGTTCTGGCCGGCGCCGCCGGGCCGACCGTCGAATACGCCCTCGGTCTCGCGCCGGTCCAGCCTTCGGTGGACTACGACCGGCCCGCCGCCGACGCGGCGACGCGCGCGACGATCAAGATGGAGGTCCAGGGGGGCCTCAATGCCTGGGTCGTCCGCGGGGCCGGCGGCGAGGTGCTCCGCTCGTTCGCCGACACCAACAACGACCGCGTCGTCGACCGCTGGAGCTATTTCAAGGACGGCATCGAGGTCTACCGCGACATCGACAGCGACTTCGACAGCAAGCCCGATCAGTCGCGCTGGCTCAATGCCGCGGGCAGCCGCTGGGGCATCGATGCCGACGGCAATGGCAAGCTCGATGCGTGGAAGGTTTTGTCCGCCGAGGAGGCGACCGCGGAGATCGTCGCGGCGCTCCGCGACCGCGATGCCGCCGCCTTCGCCTGCCTTCTCCCCTCGAAGGCCGAGCTCGAGGCGGCCGGGTTCACCGAGCCCCTCCTCTCCGGGCTCGCCGACCGGGCCAGCGGTGCCGAGAAGGCGTTTCGCCGGCTCGTCGAGGCCAAGGCGGTCCTCCCCGCCGAGGCGCGGTGGAACAACATGCTCGCCGGCCAGCCCGGCACCCTCCCCGCCGGCAGCGACGGGGTGAAGAAAGACATCCACGCCTACGACAACGTCGTCGCGCTGGTCGACTCGGGCGACAGTGGCGGGCAGATTTACGTCGGCTCGCTCGTCCGGTTCGGCGACGTCTGGCGGCCGATCGACGCCCCGCAGATCCCGGGCGCGGGCGGCGAGATCGCCGAGCCGGTCGGATTCTTCGCGCCGCGTGTCGGTGGCGAAGCGGGCGCCGGGCAGATGCCCGCCGAAGACGAGCGGATCAAGCCGTTGCTCGCCAAGCTCCGCGACGTCGAGGCCAAGCTCGCCGCCGCCGCCCCTGCCGACCGGGCGGCGCTGGCGGCCGAGCAGGTGAAGCTGCTCGAGACGGTGGTGGCCGATGCCGATCCCGCGCAGCGCGGCTTCTGGCAGCGGCAACTGATCGAGACGGTGGCCGCGGGCGTCCAGGACGGCAGCCTTCCCGACGGCCTCGCTGGCCTGGAGAAGCTCGGGGCCGCCGTCGCCGACGATCCCGCGATGGCGGCGTTCGTCGCCTTCCGGCTCGCCTCGTCGCGCTATGCCGCCGCGGTCCAGCAGCCCGGTGCCGACGTCGCCAAGATCCAGACCGCTTGGCTCGAGGAGCTGGCGGCGTTCGTCGAGAAATACCCCGAGTCCCCCGACACCGCCGAGGCCCTGCTGCAGCTGGCGATCGCCGACGAGTTCGAGGGGCGCGAAAAGGAGGCCCTCGAGCGCTACGGTGCGATTTCGACCCAGTTTCCCGACGCTTCCGCGGCGCGCAAGGCCCGCGGTGCGGCCCGCCGGCTGGAGAGCGTCGGCAAGGCACTCTCGCTGTCGGGGACGTCGCTCGACGGCAAGCCCGTCGCCCTCAAGGAGATGCGTGGCGTGCCCGTGCTCGTGCACTACTGGGCGACCTGGTGCGAGCCGTGCAAGGTCGACATCGCGCAGATCCGCGAGCTCTACGCCAAATACGGCCCGAAGCGGTTCGGCGTCGTCGGGATCTGCCTCGACACCGACAAGCAGCAGCTCGCGCGCTACCTCGCCGCCAAGCCGATCCCGTGGCCGCAGCTCCACGAGACGGGTGGCCTCGACGGCCCGCTCGCCCAGGAGCTCGGCGTCCTGACGCTGCCGACGATGCTCCTCCTCGACGCCCAGGGCAAGGTGGTCGATCGCAGCCTCGTGATCACCGACCTGGAAAAGAAGCTCGAGGAACTGCTGGGGGGCAAGTGA
- a CDS encoding diguanylate cyclase translates to MIPERDHVTGLAPRRHLEDLLEAPWRDPAALLIADVVALKQVNETAGFRAGDDRLRHAADRLRTAAPSATITARLGGDEMVALFTGATALADAESAATRLRSAGEPALRAAAAAVVPGADPWAVLERLYASLRRS, encoded by the coding sequence ATGATCCCCGAGCGCGACCACGTCACCGGCCTCGCCCCCCGCCGGCACCTCGAGGACCTCCTCGAAGCCCCCTGGCGAGACCCCGCGGCGCTCCTCATCGCCGACGTCGTCGCGCTCAAGCAGGTCAACGAGACGGCCGGGTTCCGGGCCGGCGACGACCGGCTCCGCCACGCCGCCGACCGCCTCCGGACCGCCGCACCCTCCGCGACGATCACGGCGCGTCTCGGGGGGGACGAGATGGTGGCCCTGTTCACCGGCGCCACGGCCCTGGCCGACGCCGAATCGGCCGCGACGCGGCTCCGGTCCGCCGGCGAGCCGGCGCTGCGGGCCGCCGCCGCGGCCGTCGTGCCGGGGGCCGATCCGTGGGCCGTTCTCGAACGGCTCTATGCGTCGCTGCGCCGGTCCTGA